Sequence from the Primulina huaijiensis isolate GDHJ02 chromosome 16, ASM1229523v2, whole genome shotgun sequence genome:
TTAGATTCCTGTATTTTCTTCAATGTGAGAAATGGGAAGCATGGGTTCCACCTTTTTCTGCAATAAAAGCTGTTACTTTTACCAATTTCTCGATTCCAAACGTGGCCTGTAGCCCTGCCACTAAAATACCAACTACGGTTCTGCTTGTCTTGTCTTGCTCATTTGCcagtttaataattaataattataaactaTTCTGGTTTGCACGTGCTTTCTGGCGACTCACTCATCAATCGCCGGCGCTCCCCCAATAATATATTTCCTTTGACCAAATTCATACCACCATTCTTTCTCTCTCTGCGTGATGTGATGTATTTTTTATGTGTGATTTGGAGCATTGAAACTTAGTTTTTCTTGAGTTGTATCCTGAAAGGGAGGAAGAAGTCAAATGCCCAGATAGTGAAATcaatttcttttgtttgtgtTTTCAAGAATTTGTAGTGAAGAAAAATGGTGATGGAAGTTTTGCATGAAGAGATGGGGGAAGGGAGCATGCAGTGTATGAATCATCTGTACAGAAACAGCACCCCAGGTGGGATCTGCGCCTTTTGCCTTCAAGAAAAACTAGGAAAGCTTGTGTCTTCATCGTTTTCTGTGGGAGTTTTCCCTTCTGCCTCGTCTTCGACTTATTTCAGATCTGAATTTGGTGGCACCACCACCACAACCAATGCCCGAGCCACCGCCCCTCAAAGCCACCACTTCGTGTCTTCATCTACCAACACTGGGAGTGTCAAGTTCGATGACATTGGCTATTACAACAGGAGATCAAAATTGTCATTCATTCTGACTCAgaggagaaagaaaaagaaagatgaagcGATTACATGTTCAGATTCGAAAAGCGTTGTTTTCAAGAGAAGCAAGTCTACCTCGACTCTTAGAAATGGTGTGCAATTCTTGGATGATGAAAACTATTCTGAAGATTTTGACCGCCAGAAGAGAGGATTCTGGTCATTTCGTTTTTTATCCAAGCACTCAACCAACAAGCACTCAACCAACAAGAAAGCTGGAAAAAACTGCAAAGATGTGAACTTTCCACCAGCCACTCATAATACTGTGAGCAATAGCTCTGTAATAATTTCTTCATCTGTGAACAACTGCGGTGCTGCAGTATTATCAAGAAACAGGGAAGATTTGCTGGTAGTGGATGAAAATGGTAGCCCGGATGAGGTCTCGTTTGAGGGAAAGGTGTCCAGATCTAGATCTGTTGGATGTGGCAGCAGGAGCTTCTCAGGTGATTTCTTCGAGAGGATTTCAACTGGTTTTGGTGATTGTACTCTCCGCAGAGTTGAGTCTCAAAGAGAAGGAAAGGCCAAAGTAACATCACTCCATAGAAATGGTGTCAATAACACCAGCAACGGGCAAGATTACATGAAGGAAAGAGTCAAATGTGGTGGGATTTTCAGTGGTTTAATCAtccct
This genomic interval carries:
- the LOC140960909 gene encoding uncharacterized protein; the protein is MVMEVLHEEMGEGSMQCMNHLYRNSTPGGICAFCLQEKLGKLVSSSFSVGVFPSASSSTYFRSEFGGTTTTTNARATAPQSHHFVSSSTNTGSVKFDDIGYYNRRSKLSFILTQRRKKKKDEAITCSDSKSVVFKRSKSTSTLRNGVQFLDDENYSEDFDRQKRGFWSFRFLSKHSTNKHSTNKKAGKNCKDVNFPPATHNTVSNSSVIISSSVNNCGAAVLSRNREDLLVVDENGSPDEVSFEGKVSRSRSVGCGSRSFSGDFFERISTGFGDCTLRRVESQREGKAKVTSLHRNGVNNTSNGQDYMKERVKCGGIFSGLIIPSSSSSSSSSNEDSNLHGKSISAAHSSVRNPSHVRSKSWGWVFASPMRAFGKPSTGKSVTVSSKNATPNLAEIPSLLAASG